In Malania oleifera isolate guangnan ecotype guangnan chromosome 8, ASM2987363v1, whole genome shotgun sequence, a single window of DNA contains:
- the LOC131162965 gene encoding AT-hook motif nuclear-localized protein 25-like, with protein sequence MASGYHDHDLNHGAQPSHHYVHPHHHLLAAGVPTDLHLIPQPQRSSDSKDSPTAADDDSKPDPDAPSTSSGGGGSTPTRRPRGRPPGSKNKPKPPIIVTRDSPNALRSHVLEVSANADIVECVSTYARRRGRGVCILSGTGTVMNVTLRQPAAPAGNVLTLHGRFEILSISGTVLPPPAPPGAGGLSIFLAGGQGQVVGGSVVGPLMAAGPVVLMAASFANAVFERLPLEEEEAAAVPSSQPAASQSSSVTGGGGGQLGEGGGGGGGGGGGSGAGFFNVGNYPFSGDLFGWGGGNAARPPF encoded by the coding sequence ATGGCTTCTGGGTATCACGATCATGATCTTAATCATGGAGCCCAACCCTCTCACCACTACGTCCACCCCCACCACCACCTACTCGCCGCCGGGGTCCCCACCGACCTCCACCTAATCCCGCAACCCCAACGCTCCTCCGACTCCAAGGACTCCCCCACCGCCGCCGATGACGACAGCAAACCTGATCCCGACGCGCCCTCCACCAGCTCCGGCGGCGGTGGCTCCACCCCCACCCGCCGCCCCCGCGGCCGTCCTCCCGGCTCCAAAAATAAGCCCAAGCCCCCCATTATCGTCACCCGGGACAGCCCCAACGCGCTCCGTTCCCACGTGCTTGAGGTCTCCGCCAACGCCGACATCGTCGAGTGCGTCTCCACCTACGCCCGCCGCCGCGGGCGGGGAGTCTGCATCCTCAGCGGGACCGGCACCGTCATGAACGTCACGCTGCGCCAGCCGGCGGCCCCAGCTGGGAATGTGCTGACGCTGCACGGCCGGTTCGAGATACTTTCCATCTCGGGGACGGTGCTCCCGCCCCCTGCCCCGCCTGGAGCGGGCGGGCTGTCGATATTTCTGGCTGGCGGGCAAGGGCAGGTAGTGGGAGGGAGCGTGGTGGGGCCGCTCATGGCAGCCGGCCCGGTGGTTCTGATGGCGGCGTCGTTTGCGAATGCGGTGTTCGAGAGGTTGCCGCTAGAGGAGGAGGAGGCTGCGGCGGTGCCGTCGTCGCAGCCAGCCGCGTCGCAGTCTTCGAGTGTCACGGGCGGTGGCGGAGGGCAACTTGgcgaaggaggaggaggaggcggaGGCGGTGGCGGTGGGAGTGGGGCTGGTTTTTTCAATGTGGGGAATTATCCATTTTCAGGAGATTTGTTCGGATGGGGAGGAGGGAATGCAGCCAGGCCTCCATTCTAA